In one window of Candidatus Poribacteria bacterium DNA:
- a CDS encoding spermidine/putrescine ABC transporter substrate-binding protein gives MRNKYILLPLILLALFVGDSDGQKEQLNVFTWAGYVSDDIREGFEKEYGVNVLIDTYASNEDLLAKLLAGATGYDIIMPSDYMVSILIKQDLLAELNRDNIPNFQNISPLFLGKYFDAENRYSIPYTFGTAGIAYDSSVVTPAPDSWTLLWDTQYKNQFSMLDDQRETIGAALKLLGYSLNTTDPEEIKAAKEKLIAQKPLVKQYKSEAEELLIAGDVVMAHCWSGDAFRATETRPTIRYVIPKEGSSQFIDAVCIPKSAPHKTLAEQFINYLLRPEVNAKITAFTKYGTCVPTAKEYLPEHLREHKFIYPPAEVLESLEWLKDRGDFTRHYNRAWEEIKAK, from the coding sequence ATGCGCAACAAATATATCCTTTTACCGTTGATACTCCTCGCGCTTTTTGTCGGTGATAGCGATGGACAAAAGGAACAATTAAATGTCTTTACATGGGCAGGCTATGTCAGCGACGACATTCGCGAAGGGTTTGAAAAGGAATATGGGGTAAATGTCCTCATCGATACATACGCCAGCAATGAGGACCTCCTTGCGAAGTTGTTAGCGGGTGCGACAGGATACGACATCATCATGCCGTCCGACTACATGGTGTCAATCCTAATCAAACAGGACCTGTTAGCCGAACTGAATCGCGACAATATCCCCAACTTCCAAAATATCAGTCCTCTGTTTCTCGGTAAATACTTCGATGCTGAAAACCGATATTCCATTCCCTACACGTTCGGCACTGCGGGCATCGCCTACGATTCGTCAGTCGTTACGCCAGCCCCCGACAGTTGGACGTTGCTTTGGGATACGCAATACAAGAACCAATTCAGTATGTTAGACGACCAACGGGAGACCATCGGTGCTGCACTTAAACTACTGGGATACAGCCTGAACACCACCGATCCGGAGGAGATTAAAGCAGCGAAAGAGAAGTTAATTGCTCAGAAACCGCTCGTCAAACAGTATAAAAGCGAGGCGGAAGAACTTCTCATCGCTGGAGATGTTGTCATGGCACACTGCTGGAGTGGCGATGCGTTCCGAGCAACTGAGACCCGTCCGACAATTCGGTACGTGATCCCGAAAGAAGGGTCGAGTCAATTTATCGACGCGGTTTGCATTCCGAAATCCGCACCGCATAAGACACTCGCCGAGCAGTTTATCAATTACCTGCTTCGTCCCGAAGTCAATGCCAAAATTACGGCTTTCACGAAATACGGTACTTGTGTGCCGACAGCGAAAGAATACTTACCGGAACATCTACGGGAACACAAATTCATCTACCCACCGGCAGAAGT